A single Phoenix dactylifera cultivar Barhee BC4 chromosome 1, palm_55x_up_171113_PBpolish2nd_filt_p, whole genome shotgun sequence DNA region contains:
- the LOC103722668 gene encoding probable boron transporter 2 isoform X2, with protein MEETFVPLRGIKNDLQGRLMFYKQDWTSGFCAGIRILAPTTYIFFASAIPVISFGEQLERNTDGLITAVQTLASTGLCGIIHSIIGGQPLLILGVAEPTVLMYTFMFNFAKDRDDLGRKLFLAWTGWVCVWTAFLLFLLSILGACSIINRFTRVAGELFGLLIAMLFMQQAIKGLVDEFRIPEREDPKSLEFIPSWRFANGMFALVLSFGLLLTALRSRKARSWRYGSGWLRGLIADYGVPLMVLVWTGISYMPSGSIPKGIPRRLFSPNPWSPGAYENWTVIKDMLNVPFMYILGAFIPATMIAVLYYFDHSVASQLAQQKEFNLRKPQSFHYDLLLLGFLTLLCGLIGVPPSNGVIPQSPMHTKSLATLKHQLLRNRLVATARQSMRQNSSLSQLYENMQDAYRQMQTPLIYQEQSARGLKELKDSTIQLASSMGNIDAPVDESVFDIEKEIDDLLPVEVKEQRLSNLLQSMMVAGCVAAMPFLKKIPTSVLWGYFAFMAIESLPGNQFWERILLLFTAPSRRYKVLEEYHATFVETVPFKTIAAFTLFQTAYLLLCFGITWIPIAGVLFPLMIMLLVPVRQYVLPKLFKGAHLTDLDAAEYEELPAIQFNLETEIESGIRHSLAENREILDELVTRSRGEIKHIYSPKVTSSSGTPVTEIKSIHSPRLSEKASSPRVSELRQEHSPRLGGRGPFSPRTGEIRPSKLGEGARGSISK; from the exons ATGGAGGAAACATTTGTACCTTTGCGTGGAATCAAGAATGACCTCCAAGGGAGGTTGATGTTCTACAAGCAAGATTGGACTAGTGGCTTCTGCGCAGGAATCAG GATTTTAGCTCCAACTACATATATATTCTTTGCATCGGCAATTCCAGTCATATCATTTGGAGAGCAACTGGAGAGAAATACTG ATGGACTTATAACAGCAGTACAAACATTGGCATCTACTGGACTTTGTGGGATCATACATTCAATAATAGGAGGTCAGCCTCTGCTGATTCTTGGAGTTGCAGAGCCCACAGTGCTTATGTACACATTCATGTTTAACTTTGCCAAGGATAGAGATGATTTGGGTCGAAAGCTGTTTTTAGCATGGACCGGATG GGTATGCGTTTGGACTGCCTTCTTGCTGTTCTTGCTGTCTATTTTAGGCGCATGTTCTATTATCAATAGATTCACTCGCGTAGCGGGCGAGCTATTTGGTCTTCTTATTGCTATGCTGTTTATGCAGCAGGCTATTAAG GGGCTTGTTGATGAGTTCCGCATACCTGAAAGAGAAGACCCAAAGTCTTTGGAGTTTATTCCATCTTGGAGGTTCGCCAATGGGATGTTTGCTCTTGTCCTATCATTTGGTCTGCTGCTCACTGCACTAAGAAGTAGGAAGGCAAGATCCTGGCGCTATGGAAGTG GCTGGTTACGAGGTTTGATTGCAGACTATGGGGTACCACTAATGGTCCTTGTGTGGACTGGAATTTCTTATATGCCTTCTGGTAGCATTCCTAAAGGGATTCCAAGGCGCCTTTTTAGCCCCAATCCATGGTCACCTGGAGCATATGAAAACTGGACAGTCATTAAG GACATGCTGAATGTACCCTTCATGTACATACTCGGAGCTTTTATACCTGCCACAATGATAGCAGTGCTTTATTATTTTGATCACAGTGTAGCCTCTCAACTTGCTCAGCAgaaggagttcaatttgagaaAGCCACAATCATTTCATTATGATTTACTTCTCTTGGGCTTTTTG ACCCTACTATGTGGGCTTATTGGGGTCCCCCCATCAAATGGTGTCATACCACAATCTCCAATGCACACAAAGAGTTTGGCTACTCTCAAACATCAG CTCCTTCGTAATCGGCTAGTAGCCACCGCACGCCAAAGTATGCGGCAAAATTCAAGCTTGAGCCAACTTTATGAAAATATGCAAGATGCTTATCGGCAAATGCAGACTCCACTGATTTATCAAGAGCAGTCTGCTCGA GGATTGAAGGAATTAAAGGATTCCACAATCCAATTAGCTTCAAGCATGGGAAATATTGATGCACCGGTTGATGAGTCTGTGTTTGATATTGAAAAAGAAATTGATGACCTTTTACCAGTTGAAGTCAAAGAACAGCGTCTAAGCAACCTGCTTCAGTCTATGATGGTAGCAGGGTGTGTTGCAGCGATGCCATTTCTTAAGAAAATTCCAACCTCTGTTCTTTGGGGTTACTTTGCCTTCATGGCCATAGAAAGCTTACCTGGAAACCAGTTCTGGGAGAGGATTCTCTTGCTCTTCACTGCACCGAGCAGAAGATACAA AGTGCTTGAAGAGTACCATGCCACCTTCGTCGAGACTGTACCTTTCAAGACAATCGCTGCTTTTACGCTTTTCCAGACTGCTTACTTGCTATTGTGTTTCGGAATAACGTGGATTCCTATAGCAGGGGTCCTTTTTCCATTGATGATCATGCTTTTGGTTCCTGTGAGACAGTACGTTcttcccaagctcttcaaaggagCTCATCTTACAGATTTAGATGCAGCAGAATACGAAGAATTACCAGCTATACAATTTAACTTGGAAACG GAGATCGAGTCGGGCATAAGACACTCCTTGGCAGAGAACAGGGAGATTTTAGATGAGTTAGTCACAAGAAGCCGTGGTGAAATTAAGCATATCTATAGTCCTAAAGTGACAAGTTCAAGTGGAACACCAGTCACTGAAATCAAGAGCATTCATAGCCCCCGGTTATCAGAGAAGGCATCTAGCCCCCGTGTGAGTGAACTCAGACAGGAGCATAGTCCTCGTCTCGGTGGAAGAGGGCCATTTAGTCCAAGAACAGGTGAAATCAGACCATCTAAGTTGGGAGAGGGTGCTCGGGGCTCCATTTCAAAGTAG
- the LOC103722668 gene encoding probable boron transporter 2 isoform X1, with the protein MEETFVPLRGIKNDLQGRLMFYKQDWTSGFCAGIRILAPTTYIFFASAIPVISFGEQLERNTDGLITAVQTLASTGLCGIIHSIIGGQPLLILGVAEPTVLMYTFMFNFAKDRDDLGRKLFLAWTGWVCVWTAFLLFLLSILGACSIINRFTRVAGELFGLLIAMLFMQQAIKGLVDEFRIPEREDPKSLEFIPSWRFANGMFALVLSFGLLLTALRSRKARSWRYGSGWLRGLIADYGVPLMVLVWTGISYMPSGSIPKGIPRRLFSPNPWSPGAYENWTVIKDMLNVPFMYILGAFIPATMIAVLYYFDHSVASQLAQQKEFNLRKPQSFHYDLLLLGFLTLLCGLIGVPPSNGVIPQSPMHTKSLATLKHQLLRNRLVATARQSMRQNSSLSQLYENMQDAYRQMQTPLIYQEQSARGLKELKDSTIQLASSMGNIDAPVDESVFDIEKEIDDLLPVEVKEQRLSNLLQSMMVAGCVAAMPFLKKIPTSVLWGYFAFMAIESLPGNQFWERILLLFTAPSRRYKVLEEYHATFVETVPFKTIAAFTLFQTAYLLLCFGITWIPIAGVLFPLMIMLLVPVRQYVLPKLFKGAHLTDLDAAEYEELPAIQFNLETQEIESGIRHSLAENREILDELVTRSRGEIKHIYSPKVTSSSGTPVTEIKSIHSPRLSEKASSPRVSELRQEHSPRLGGRGPFSPRTGEIRPSKLGEGARGSISK; encoded by the exons ATGGAGGAAACATTTGTACCTTTGCGTGGAATCAAGAATGACCTCCAAGGGAGGTTGATGTTCTACAAGCAAGATTGGACTAGTGGCTTCTGCGCAGGAATCAG GATTTTAGCTCCAACTACATATATATTCTTTGCATCGGCAATTCCAGTCATATCATTTGGAGAGCAACTGGAGAGAAATACTG ATGGACTTATAACAGCAGTACAAACATTGGCATCTACTGGACTTTGTGGGATCATACATTCAATAATAGGAGGTCAGCCTCTGCTGATTCTTGGAGTTGCAGAGCCCACAGTGCTTATGTACACATTCATGTTTAACTTTGCCAAGGATAGAGATGATTTGGGTCGAAAGCTGTTTTTAGCATGGACCGGATG GGTATGCGTTTGGACTGCCTTCTTGCTGTTCTTGCTGTCTATTTTAGGCGCATGTTCTATTATCAATAGATTCACTCGCGTAGCGGGCGAGCTATTTGGTCTTCTTATTGCTATGCTGTTTATGCAGCAGGCTATTAAG GGGCTTGTTGATGAGTTCCGCATACCTGAAAGAGAAGACCCAAAGTCTTTGGAGTTTATTCCATCTTGGAGGTTCGCCAATGGGATGTTTGCTCTTGTCCTATCATTTGGTCTGCTGCTCACTGCACTAAGAAGTAGGAAGGCAAGATCCTGGCGCTATGGAAGTG GCTGGTTACGAGGTTTGATTGCAGACTATGGGGTACCACTAATGGTCCTTGTGTGGACTGGAATTTCTTATATGCCTTCTGGTAGCATTCCTAAAGGGATTCCAAGGCGCCTTTTTAGCCCCAATCCATGGTCACCTGGAGCATATGAAAACTGGACAGTCATTAAG GACATGCTGAATGTACCCTTCATGTACATACTCGGAGCTTTTATACCTGCCACAATGATAGCAGTGCTTTATTATTTTGATCACAGTGTAGCCTCTCAACTTGCTCAGCAgaaggagttcaatttgagaaAGCCACAATCATTTCATTATGATTTACTTCTCTTGGGCTTTTTG ACCCTACTATGTGGGCTTATTGGGGTCCCCCCATCAAATGGTGTCATACCACAATCTCCAATGCACACAAAGAGTTTGGCTACTCTCAAACATCAG CTCCTTCGTAATCGGCTAGTAGCCACCGCACGCCAAAGTATGCGGCAAAATTCAAGCTTGAGCCAACTTTATGAAAATATGCAAGATGCTTATCGGCAAATGCAGACTCCACTGATTTATCAAGAGCAGTCTGCTCGA GGATTGAAGGAATTAAAGGATTCCACAATCCAATTAGCTTCAAGCATGGGAAATATTGATGCACCGGTTGATGAGTCTGTGTTTGATATTGAAAAAGAAATTGATGACCTTTTACCAGTTGAAGTCAAAGAACAGCGTCTAAGCAACCTGCTTCAGTCTATGATGGTAGCAGGGTGTGTTGCAGCGATGCCATTTCTTAAGAAAATTCCAACCTCTGTTCTTTGGGGTTACTTTGCCTTCATGGCCATAGAAAGCTTACCTGGAAACCAGTTCTGGGAGAGGATTCTCTTGCTCTTCACTGCACCGAGCAGAAGATACAA AGTGCTTGAAGAGTACCATGCCACCTTCGTCGAGACTGTACCTTTCAAGACAATCGCTGCTTTTACGCTTTTCCAGACTGCTTACTTGCTATTGTGTTTCGGAATAACGTGGATTCCTATAGCAGGGGTCCTTTTTCCATTGATGATCATGCTTTTGGTTCCTGTGAGACAGTACGTTcttcccaagctcttcaaaggagCTCATCTTACAGATTTAGATGCAGCAGAATACGAAGAATTACCAGCTATACAATTTAACTTGGAAACG CAGGAGATCGAGTCGGGCATAAGACACTCCTTGGCAGAGAACAGGGAGATTTTAGATGAGTTAGTCACAAGAAGCCGTGGTGAAATTAAGCATATCTATAGTCCTAAAGTGACAAGTTCAAGTGGAACACCAGTCACTGAAATCAAGAGCATTCATAGCCCCCGGTTATCAGAGAAGGCATCTAGCCCCCGTGTGAGTGAACTCAGACAGGAGCATAGTCCTCGTCTCGGTGGAAGAGGGCCATTTAGTCCAAGAACAGGTGAAATCAGACCATCTAAGTTGGGAGAGGGTGCTCGGGGCTCCATTTCAAAGTAG